A single region of the Acetivibrio cellulolyticus CD2 genome encodes:
- the yedF gene encoding sulfurtransferase-like selenium metabolism protein YedF: protein MKKAIIINSEVMGKGDDALGIRLMGNFLRKLWASNDKPDIIAFYNSGVKLMGEGSSVLDALTALHDQGVELVACGTCIDFYDLDKKIKVGRRTDMVEIVSIMMEAEKVVTI, encoded by the coding sequence ATGAAAAAAGCAATTATAATTAACAGTGAAGTAATGGGTAAAGGCGATGATGCATTAGGAATCAGATTAATGGGAAATTTCTTGAGGAAGCTTTGGGCAAGCAATGATAAGCCGGACATAATTGCCTTTTATAATTCAGGTGTAAAGTTGATGGGAGAAGGGTCGTCTGTTTTAGATGCACTTACTGCCTTGCATGATCAGGGTGTGGAATTGGTTGCGTGTGGTACATGTATTGATTTTTATGACCTGGATAAGAAGATAAAAGTCGGCAGAAGAACGGATATGGTTGAGATTGTATCAATTATGATGGAAGCAGAGAAAGTTGTAACTATTTAG
- a CDS encoding right-handed parallel beta-helix repeat-containing protein, with amino-acid sequence MRLGSFKIDLNRKTIIISLIVLVTLAAVSISLMLIRRNEKDVANNNNVPIATSPRYASPTPNNVSPTPNNEVVVNNAKEFADALKPDVLVKLMPGDYDLNKLAETFSNEYFKDGKITGIKNVTIVGSGDTTLDFITYNTYLPVLNIDNCENIVIRNLNMGHDPKIGNDVCVGYVVLASNSKNITFDGCILFGCGLRGLNLNAVDGLEFKNSTIKECSSQTMSLSNSRNLKFEDSKFVNNGEGVSTLSCQNIKISNCSFVGDGYTPNIVDSDFSVYLSAEGTLFSDLGGYASRYFESYDDGISNVSLEKVWFSNKLFYDENLKIYNNFKEAMGDTLKAVNIHDVGEGKQKEEALWEVILKLDKEEKTISKVDISKNIKKLSGKINEIKDSSPKQYIFKLLSKDNNCVIEITFNKSNLVNFLMDKKRNDFEGFSESSIKSSLVPPSKIFGMDVDYLSGAEALGILEKLVDVKREVNDPDYVNGGDFQKFNYKGTQGYGGECCHYIDLEQKLPLLGDFIHYSKIGTFKVSCSSGTVYYISGEEAEQKLEKISEDIKQAVIDYAKSDVNTSGRFDEDKSVFILLDIGKDKKAVDVELFNNEGVCGTKRYYLMKKEKY; translated from the coding sequence ATGAGACTGGGAAGTTTTAAAATTGATCTAAACAGGAAGACTATCATAATATCATTGATAGTTTTAGTGACGTTGGCAGCTGTTTCAATTAGTCTGATGCTAATAAGGCGCAATGAAAAAGATGTTGCAAACAATAATAATGTACCTATAGCCACCTCGCCTAGGTATGCAAGCCCTACGCCTAACAATGTAAGCCCTACCCCTAATAATGAGGTTGTCGTAAATAATGCGAAGGAATTTGCAGATGCTCTAAAGCCGGATGTATTAGTTAAGCTGATGCCTGGGGACTACGACTTGAATAAACTTGCTGAAACTTTTTCGAATGAATATTTTAAAGACGGAAAAATAACAGGGATAAAGAATGTAACTATTGTGGGCTCAGGTGATACAACTTTGGATTTTATTACATATAATACTTATTTACCTGTACTGAATATTGATAATTGCGAAAATATAGTGATAAGAAATTTGAATATGGGTCATGACCCCAAAATAGGAAATGACGTGTGTGTAGGGTATGTGGTGTTAGCGTCTAACAGCAAGAACATAACTTTTGATGGATGTATTTTATTCGGATGTGGTTTGAGGGGACTAAACCTAAATGCTGTTGATGGTTTGGAGTTTAAAAATTCAACTATAAAGGAATGTTCAAGTCAAACTATGTCTCTTAGCAATTCACGCAATCTGAAGTTTGAAGATTCCAAGTTTGTTAATAACGGCGAAGGTGTAAGTACATTAAGTTGTCAAAATATTAAGATTTCAAATTGCAGTTTTGTTGGAGATGGGTATACTCCGAATATAGTTGATAGTGATTTTTCCGTATACCTTAGTGCTGAGGGTACTTTGTTTAGTGATCTTGGTGGATATGCCTCAAGGTATTTTGAAAGCTATGATGATGGGATTTCTAATGTAAGCCTTGAAAAAGTCTGGTTTTCAAATAAATTGTTTTATGATGAAAACTTAAAAATCTATAATAATTTTAAAGAGGCAATGGGAGATACTCTGAAAGCTGTCAATATACATGATGTAGGTGAAGGAAAACAAAAAGAGGAAGCATTATGGGAAGTTATACTGAAATTGGACAAAGAAGAAAAAACAATCTCTAAGGTTGATATTTCAAAAAACATAAAGAAGTTGTCCGGCAAAATTAATGAGATAAAAGATAGTTCACCTAAACAGTATATTTTTAAGTTGTTGTCAAAAGACAATAACTGCGTAATTGAAATTACGTTCAATAAATCAAATTTGGTCAATTTTTTAATGGACAAAAAAAGGAATGATTTTGAGGGCTTTTCTGAAAGTTCTATAAAATCAAGTCTGGTACCACCTTCTAAAATATTTGGTATGGATGTAGACTATCTAAGTGGTGCTGAAGCACTTGGAATTCTTGAAAAGCTTGTAGATGTAAAAAGGGAGGTGAATGACCCTGACTATGTAAATGGCGGAGACTTCCAGAAGTTTAATTATAAAGGTACGCAAGGTTATGGAGGAGAGTGCTGTCATTATATAGACCTGGAGCAAAAGTTGCCTCTGCTGGGGGATTTTATACACTATAGTAAAATAGGAACTTTCAAAGTAAGTTGTTCATCAGGAACGGTGTATTATATAAGTGGAGAGGAAGCTGAGCAGAAGTTGGAAAAGATAAGTGAAGATATCAAGCAGGCAGTTATTGATTATGCTAAGTCAGATGTAAATACATCAGGAAGATTTGATGAAGATAAATCGGTATTTATTCTATTGGATATTGGAAAAGATAAAAAGGCTGTTGATGTGGAATTGTTTAATAATGAAGGTGTATGCGGAACAAAAAGGTATTACCTTATGAAAAAGGAGAAGTATTGA
- a CDS encoding J domain-containing protein, which produces MDPYIVLGIDPDSSEIEVKKAYRMLALKYHPDRCPKELRHSYEEKFKEITAAYKKITENKDNAFSKKESINIVLEEVEAKDKIRNWFDNNLPVLGVCLKIGFWTALIFIVAVRALLILAEYYSYFYSIIDICFWSVPVLIFMYLYLVLRRNYNLIPILLFALLTSSIFIGIIEFFVNLRP; this is translated from the coding sequence TTGGATCCGTATATAGTACTGGGAATTGATCCTGATTCATCTGAAATTGAGGTGAAAAAAGCATATAGAATGCTTGCTTTAAAATATCATCCTGATAGGTGTCCAAAAGAATTAAGACATAGCTATGAAGAAAAATTTAAGGAAATTACTGCTGCATATAAAAAAATAACTGAGAACAAGGATAATGCTTTCAGTAAAAAGGAAAGTATAAATATTGTTTTAGAGGAAGTTGAAGCCAAAGACAAAATTAGAAATTGGTTTGATAATAATTTACCAGTTTTGGGGGTTTGTTTAAAAATAGGTTTCTGGACAGCTCTTATTTTCATAGTAGCTGTTCGTGCTCTTTTAATTCTAGCGGAGTATTATTCATATTTTTATTCTATTATTGATATTTGTTTTTGGTCGGTGCCGGTTCTTATATTTATGTACTTATATTTGGTTTTAAGGCGAAATTATAATTTGATACCAATTTTGCTTTTTGCATTATTAACCTCAAGTATTTTTATAGGTATAATTGAATTTTTTGTAAATTTAAGACCTTAA